A single Nitrosospira multiformis ATCC 25196 DNA region contains:
- the rpiA gene encoding ribose-5-phosphate isomerase RpiA, protein MNQDEQKRAAAHAAIQHIPAGCIVGVGTGSTANYFIDALAGIRSRIDGAVASSEATARRLSAHGIEVMDLNNVDELPLYVDGADEITPHLHMIKGGGGALTREKIVAAVAKKFICIADQSKLVDVLGKFPLPVEVIPMARGHVAREIVRLGGQPMLRQGFTTDNGNVILDVHALQILNPIELETELNQITGIVTNGLFARRPADLLLLGDEGGIRTIAI, encoded by the coding sequence ATGAATCAGGACGAGCAGAAACGGGCGGCCGCGCACGCCGCTATTCAACATATTCCCGCAGGCTGTATTGTCGGAGTCGGCACCGGCTCTACCGCCAACTACTTCATAGACGCACTGGCCGGCATCAGAAGCAGGATCGATGGAGCGGTAGCGAGTTCAGAAGCAACCGCCCGGCGGCTCAGCGCACATGGAATCGAGGTCATGGACCTTAATAATGTCGACGAGCTTCCGTTATATGTGGATGGCGCTGATGAGATAACGCCGCATCTGCATATGATAAAAGGGGGTGGCGGAGCTCTGACCCGGGAAAAAATCGTGGCCGCCGTGGCGAAAAAATTTATCTGCATTGCGGACCAGAGCAAGCTCGTGGACGTGCTTGGCAAGTTTCCGCTGCCCGTGGAGGTTATCCCGATGGCGCGCGGTCACGTGGCGCGCGAGATAGTACGGCTGGGGGGACAACCCATGCTCAGGCAGGGATTTACCACTGATAACGGTAACGTCATTCTTGATGTGCACGCCTTGCAGATCCTGAACCCCATTGAACTGGAGACGGAACTCAATCAGATCACCGGCATCGTAACCAATGGCCTGTTTGCAAGACGCCCTGCGGATTTGCTGTTGCTGGGAGACGAAGGAGGCATTCGTACCATTGCTATCTGA